A section of the Akkermansia muciniphila genome encodes:
- a CDS encoding Rne/Rng family ribonuclease codes for MEGSTIIINAEKLERRVALLENGVLEEYTIEREGEDNIVGGIFKGRVKNIEPGLKAMFVDIGQEKNAFLHFWDALPAALDSSLEEIEREGRPKKQQRKITSKDIPDIYPIGSEIMVQVTKGPIGTKGPRVTTNVSLAGRYLVLMPFTDQFGISRKIEDPKERLRLRQIMQKLNVPDGMGIIMRTVAQGQRYRHFVRDLAMLLEQWYGVEEKKEANAAPVCVYKEPDLIERTARDFLTDTVDNIICDDAETTEHMRSIAGKISRRAKRHIQHFPVRTPIFEELGIEKQINEAFQRQVLLPCGGYLVIDETEALIAIDVNTGRNKGTKDLDKTILDTNLEAAYEIARQLRLRNIGGLVVVDFIDMRHRKDQQAVYKAMKDRLKRDKAKTQVLQITPIGLMEMTRQRLNESLRESVHDPCPYCAGRGRVKSVMTMSVEIQRQIYACIQKYRDTIGDMVIVVNSEVLSRFKNEDASLLMELERQHSGRLIFRGDHNQHRESFAIYDARYDNKALYQSGQ; via the coding sequence ATGGAAGGTTCCACTATCATCATCAACGCTGAAAAACTCGAACGCCGCGTGGCCCTCCTGGAAAACGGCGTACTGGAAGAATACACCATTGAGCGCGAAGGCGAAGACAATATCGTAGGCGGCATCTTCAAGGGCCGCGTCAAAAACATTGAACCGGGCCTGAAGGCCATGTTCGTGGACATCGGCCAGGAAAAGAACGCCTTCCTCCACTTCTGGGACGCCCTGCCCGCTGCGCTGGACTCCAGCCTGGAAGAAATCGAACGCGAAGGGCGGCCGAAGAAGCAGCAGCGCAAAATCACGTCCAAGGACATTCCGGACATCTATCCCATTGGTTCCGAAATCATGGTGCAGGTCACCAAGGGCCCCATCGGCACCAAGGGACCCCGCGTCACCACGAATGTTTCCCTGGCGGGCCGCTACCTGGTCCTGATGCCCTTCACGGACCAGTTCGGCATTTCCCGCAAGATTGAAGACCCCAAGGAACGCCTGCGCCTGCGCCAAATCATGCAGAAGCTGAACGTGCCGGACGGCATGGGCATCATCATGCGCACGGTGGCCCAGGGCCAGCGTTACCGCCACTTTGTCCGCGACCTCGCCATGCTGCTGGAGCAATGGTACGGCGTGGAGGAAAAGAAGGAGGCCAACGCCGCCCCCGTCTGCGTGTACAAGGAACCGGACCTGATTGAACGCACGGCCCGGGATTTCCTGACGGACACCGTGGACAACATCATCTGCGACGACGCGGAAACCACGGAGCACATGCGCTCCATCGCGGGGAAAATCTCCCGCCGCGCCAAACGCCACATCCAGCACTTCCCCGTGCGCACGCCCATCTTTGAAGAACTGGGGATTGAAAAACAAATCAATGAAGCCTTCCAGCGCCAGGTGCTCCTGCCCTGCGGCGGCTACCTGGTGATTGACGAGACGGAAGCCCTGATCGCCATTGACGTGAACACCGGGCGCAACAAGGGCACCAAGGACCTGGACAAGACCATCCTGGATACCAACCTGGAAGCGGCCTATGAAATCGCCCGCCAGCTCCGCCTGCGCAACATCGGCGGCCTGGTGGTGGTGGACTTCATCGACATGCGCCACCGGAAGGACCAGCAGGCCGTGTACAAGGCCATGAAGGACCGCCTGAAGCGTGACAAGGCCAAGACCCAGGTGCTCCAGATCACCCCCATCGGCCTGATGGAAATGACCCGCCAGCGGCTCAATGAAAGCCTCCGGGAATCCGTCCATGATCCATGCCCGTACTGCGCAGGCCGCGGACGCGTCAAATCCGTGATGACCATGAGCGTGGAAATTCAGCGCCAGATTTACGCCTGCATCCAGAAATACCGGGACACCATCGGGGACATGGTCATCGTCGTGAACTCGGAAGTGCTCTCCCGCTTCAAGAATGAAGACGCCAGCCTGCTCATGGAGCTGGAACGCCAGCACAGCGGCAGGCTTATCTTCCGCGGAGACCACAACCAGCACCGCGAATCCTTCGCCATTTACGACGCCCGGTACGACAACAAGGCCCTGTACCAGTCCGGGCAGTAA
- a CDS encoding ExbD/TolR family protein, with protein sequence MARHKKLEMVEDEDPKLDISSLIDVCFLLLIYFIVATSLIQERKLDMSMPGSSQGENASQIEPALIRIIKDGTIYWGKDNSLMIDNDMNNHNLATLVQQLEAKKQEASAVGTKPVVQLWVEGEVPHQRVIDVMNALTEAGITTVALTDLKDD encoded by the coding sequence ATGGCAAGACATAAGAAATTGGAGATGGTTGAGGATGAAGATCCCAAGCTGGATATTTCCTCCCTCATCGACGTGTGCTTCCTTCTGTTGATTTACTTCATTGTGGCGACCTCCCTGATTCAGGAACGCAAGCTGGATATGTCCATGCCCGGGAGCAGCCAGGGAGAAAATGCCTCCCAGATTGAACCGGCCCTGATCCGTATCATCAAGGACGGCACCATTTACTGGGGCAAGGATAACAGCCTCATGATCGACAACGACATGAACAACCACAACCTGGCGACGCTCGTGCAGCAGCTGGAAGCCAAGAAACAGGAAGCCAGCGCCGTGGGCACCAAGCCGGTGGTTCAGTTGTGGGTGGAGGGTGAAGTTCCCCACCAGCGCGTCATTGACGTGATGAACGCCTTGACGGAAGCCGGGATTACCACGGTGGCCCTGACGGACCTCAAGGATGATTAA
- a CDS encoding AsnC family transcriptional regulator: protein MNSIPSSPNDPVNTDILMVAEDRVKGFRRLPFHAISEQCGHPVPVVIERLKAMMEAGVVRRVRQTLLATKLAQGALVAWSLPEENLDAAFDWMKEQDPFTGHVVLRNTDASNPGSRYRLWTTVKVPVGCGTLEEHCDILKHHIGAEDYVLLPARGVFALGVGHMRRRGLQPGDKTPEPAPMQETKTVSLTGQEWKVLLSVKEQLRPEEMVEDPWSLRAAQTGMETEEYCRTAEELDRKQVIGRFATFLEHVRAKTNDGPVTKYNGLFHWTVPAGMEIRAGAECGRHICMTHCYWRTGGDIFGGAQIMGVVHGLEKNAVLAHKAAIDRHLEAVGIPVLHTAVFWGERSEIKPSEISPDLYRKWMENVKSAPLLG, encoded by the coding sequence ATGAACAGCATTCCCTCCTCTCCGAACGATCCCGTCAATACGGACATCCTGATGGTGGCGGAAGACCGCGTCAAGGGGTTCCGCCGCCTGCCCTTCCATGCTATCTCCGAGCAATGCGGCCATCCGGTCCCTGTGGTCATTGAACGCCTGAAAGCCATGATGGAGGCCGGGGTGGTGCGCCGCGTGCGCCAGACGCTGCTGGCTACCAAGCTGGCGCAGGGGGCCCTGGTGGCCTGGTCCCTGCCGGAGGAGAACCTGGATGCGGCCTTCGACTGGATGAAGGAGCAGGACCCCTTCACGGGGCACGTGGTGCTCCGCAACACGGACGCCTCCAATCCCGGCTCCCGCTACAGGCTCTGGACCACGGTCAAGGTGCCCGTGGGCTGCGGAACACTGGAGGAACACTGCGATATTCTCAAACACCACATCGGCGCGGAGGACTACGTTCTGCTGCCCGCCCGCGGCGTCTTTGCGCTGGGGGTGGGTCACATGCGCCGCAGGGGCCTCCAGCCCGGGGACAAGACGCCGGAGCCGGCTCCCATGCAGGAAACGAAAACCGTTTCCCTCACCGGGCAGGAATGGAAGGTGCTCCTTTCCGTCAAGGAACAGCTCAGGCCGGAAGAAATGGTGGAAGACCCCTGGTCCCTCCGCGCCGCCCAGACAGGCATGGAAACGGAGGAATACTGCCGCACGGCGGAAGAACTGGACCGGAAGCAGGTCATCGGCCGCTTCGCCACCTTCCTGGAACATGTACGGGCCAAAACGAATGACGGCCCCGTTACCAAATACAACGGGCTGTTCCACTGGACGGTTCCCGCCGGCATGGAAATCCGGGCCGGAGCGGAATGCGGACGCCACATCTGCATGACCCATTGTTACTGGAGAACCGGAGGAGACATCTTCGGCGGGGCGCAAATCATGGGCGTGGTGCACGGCCTGGAAAAAAATGCCGTGCTTGCCCATAAGGCGGCGATTGACCGCCATCTGGAAGCCGTGGGCATTCCCGTGCTGCACACGGCGGTCTTCTGGGGAGAGCGCTCGGAAATCAAGCCCTCTGAAATCTCCCCGGACCTGTACAGGAAATGGATGGAGAACGTGAAAAGCGCACCTCTCCTGGGGTAA
- a CDS encoding rod shape-determining protein: MSSFFQKIVKLFSYDIGIDLGTANTLVNVKDQGIVLREPSVVAVKGDKVLAVGDEAKRMLGRTPGSVTAIRPLKDGVIADFYITEEMLRYFIKKATARYYLIKPRVLIAIPSGITEVERRAVKESAEAAGARRVHLIEEPMAAAIGVGLPVQEAAGNMIVDIGGGTTEVALISLSGIVYSRSVRCAGDELDDAIISYMRRTYNLMVGERTAEDIKIRIGSAYPLPQELSIEVKGRDLVAGLPKTVTIRSEEVREALTEQLNTIVDAVRTTLERCPPELAADLVDRGIVLAGGGALLRGLDQLLHEQTGLPIHIAEDPLSAVAEGTGKALQELDFFTNVTDAED; the protein is encoded by the coding sequence ATGTCATCTTTCTTTCAGAAAATTGTCAAACTTTTCTCCTATGACATTGGCATTGACCTGGGAACCGCCAATACGCTGGTCAACGTCAAGGACCAGGGCATTGTTCTGCGCGAGCCCTCGGTCGTCGCCGTCAAGGGAGACAAGGTTCTGGCCGTGGGGGACGAAGCCAAGCGCATGCTGGGCCGCACCCCCGGCTCCGTCACGGCCATCCGGCCGCTGAAGGACGGCGTCATTGCCGACTTCTACATCACGGAGGAAATGCTCCGTTACTTCATCAAAAAGGCTACCGCCAGGTATTACCTGATCAAGCCCCGCGTGCTCATCGCCATTCCCTCCGGCATTACGGAAGTGGAACGCAGAGCCGTTAAGGAATCCGCGGAAGCGGCAGGCGCGCGCCGCGTGCACCTGATTGAGGAACCCATGGCCGCCGCCATCGGCGTGGGCCTTCCGGTCCAGGAAGCCGCGGGCAACATGATCGTGGACATCGGCGGGGGCACCACGGAAGTGGCGCTTATTTCCCTCTCCGGCATCGTTTACAGCCGTTCCGTACGCTGCGCCGGGGATGAGCTGGATGACGCCATCATCTCCTACATGAGGAGAACCTACAATCTTATGGTCGGGGAACGCACCGCCGAGGACATCAAAATCCGCATCGGCTCCGCTTATCCCCTGCCCCAGGAACTCTCTATCGAGGTCAAGGGCCGCGACCTGGTCGCGGGCCTGCCCAAGACAGTGACGATCCGATCAGAAGAAGTGCGTGAAGCGCTCACGGAACAACTCAACACGATTGTTGACGCCGTGCGGACGACTTTGGAACGCTGCCCCCCCGAACTGGCCGCCGACCTCGTGGACCGGGGTATCGTTCTGGCCGGCGGAGGCGCCCTGCTGCGCGGGCTGGACCAGCTCCTTCATGAGCAGACCGGCCTGCCCATCCACATTGCGGAAGATCCGCTGAGCGCCGTTGCGGAAGGTACCGGAAAAGCCCTTCAGGAACTGGACTTCTTCACTAATGTTACTGACGCGGAAGACTGA
- a CDS encoding tetratricopeptide repeat protein, producing MIKSNYTTALAAGLVSVLSIGAVMPSSAQHGPRDYQRTALTAMKEGKWQEALDAVDRCIRVYEPRIKTLGLDDGFGWFYYQKGVCLAQLKQYKEAVEAFKACYTKFPSARNQLVKMALFREGENYCRLGDFAKGAELLEKFLKEYRSDPVARNVNAGEVQGLLAQCYFKMDPPSFEKGLENLTACVNSRYKGRRITDAVITNGFLAMVDAAIKTGKCQETVKFVEAHPSVMNISPTRVALYAPRLVSNIAEVLGKSSALLQEGKQKESEDYASLALVLMGLLPDQAGVMADANHSLDRLGRANGAVPGVTDLSHTLDRTKVTALIDQFNKMKEEGKVMDAFTFSFMGNQALVHGSQRVARAAYKLINESYPDAPGREDNLYYLAMTTWQLGEADKGGELVAQHLKEFPNSKYAPMLNTLSLEGLLKDKKFDLCVQQADKVMELHKGDPTHKFYELALYCKGASLFNLGAADAARYKEAVPVLERFVKEYRDSTYLKTAMYLLGETYTNLGNMDEAIQAFTNYIARFPDKNDANMAAVLYDRAFNYLNRKNPGDEELATADAKEIVDNFKDHRLFPYANNLLANLYAGSKEHEQEAEGYFLAALESAKKLGDKRPAAEAVYNLLINATKKPLPVEPKEAVEAARTARRDEVKKWYDEYWKNSDQPGSRYSLQLAAAAMDFFKDDKEMFDPASVKMQEVIVREGKKDDPKLTVLLEEAVNSYTKTYMAGNQALGRTLDANAMRNHFYRFPGVDNDKDKTLSAMLRMAVIAQTQERYEKAPTETDEQRAEKAALEGLTKQLFVELKRDFKPSDLPPYTLVKLGMHLANTSQPEESIAYFDEILDPSEPDPVRKKARINGMSKYRKNAIFGKAVALGRSKDTAKVDTAIKMMKDELSKEESSANPDRKAMEDAQYNLVKFTSARQDWPAVIAAGNKYRENKAYKKNLPEVLFLQGQAYLQQNELDKALINFMNITGTYKGLVKWSAPAVLAQMDTLWKRNNMSQGAGKQPSDRYVAWKAGTQYVQLLDTPANRKKMTAEDSALVNEVKDKTAKFGSDPAVSQERADIAAYEAAIRGAKGQK from the coding sequence ATGATCAAATCAAACTATACTACTGCACTGGCTGCAGGCCTGGTTTCCGTGTTGAGCATTGGGGCGGTGATGCCGTCCAGCGCACAGCATGGCCCGCGCGATTACCAGCGCACGGCCCTGACCGCCATGAAGGAGGGCAAGTGGCAGGAAGCCCTGGATGCCGTTGACCGCTGCATCCGCGTTTACGAGCCCCGTATCAAAACGCTGGGGCTTGATGACGGCTTTGGCTGGTTCTACTATCAGAAGGGTGTCTGCCTGGCCCAATTGAAGCAATACAAGGAAGCTGTGGAAGCGTTCAAGGCCTGCTACACCAAGTTCCCGAGCGCCAGGAACCAGCTCGTGAAAATGGCCCTGTTCCGTGAAGGGGAAAACTACTGCCGCCTTGGTGACTTTGCCAAGGGTGCGGAGCTGCTGGAAAAATTCCTGAAGGAGTACCGCAGCGACCCTGTCGCCAGGAACGTCAATGCCGGTGAAGTCCAGGGGCTGCTGGCCCAGTGTTATTTCAAGATGGACCCTCCCTCCTTTGAAAAGGGGCTGGAAAACCTTACCGCCTGCGTCAATTCCCGCTACAAGGGGCGCCGCATTACGGATGCCGTGATTACCAACGGCTTCCTGGCGATGGTGGACGCCGCGATCAAGACCGGCAAGTGCCAGGAAACGGTAAAATTTGTGGAAGCCCATCCTTCCGTGATGAACATCAGCCCCACCCGCGTGGCGCTGTATGCTCCCCGGCTGGTGAGCAACATTGCGGAGGTGCTGGGGAAATCCAGCGCTCTTCTCCAGGAAGGAAAGCAGAAGGAGTCTGAAGACTATGCCTCCCTGGCCCTGGTGCTGATGGGGCTCCTGCCGGACCAGGCTGGAGTGATGGCGGACGCCAACCATTCCCTGGACCGCCTGGGCCGCGCTAACGGAGCGGTGCCCGGCGTGACGGACCTCTCCCACACGCTGGACAGGACGAAGGTGACCGCCCTGATCGACCAGTTCAACAAGATGAAGGAGGAAGGCAAGGTCATGGACGCCTTCACGTTCAGCTTCATGGGCAACCAGGCCCTGGTGCACGGCTCCCAGAGGGTGGCCCGCGCCGCTTACAAGCTTATCAATGAATCCTACCCGGACGCCCCGGGCAGGGAAGATAACCTGTACTACCTGGCCATGACCACGTGGCAGCTGGGAGAAGCGGACAAGGGCGGCGAGCTGGTGGCTCAGCACCTGAAGGAATTCCCGAATTCCAAGTATGCCCCCATGCTGAATACGCTGTCCCTGGAAGGCCTCCTGAAGGATAAGAAGTTTGATCTCTGCGTCCAGCAGGCGGACAAGGTCATGGAGCTGCACAAGGGCGATCCCACGCACAAGTTCTATGAACTGGCTCTGTATTGCAAAGGCGCTTCCCTGTTCAACCTGGGCGCTGCCGACGCCGCCCGCTACAAGGAAGCGGTGCCCGTGCTGGAACGCTTCGTGAAGGAATACCGGGACAGCACCTACCTGAAAACGGCCATGTACCTGCTGGGTGAAACCTACACGAACCTGGGCAACATGGATGAAGCCATCCAGGCTTTCACCAATTACATCGCCCGTTTCCCGGACAAGAATGACGCCAACATGGCGGCTGTGCTGTATGACCGGGCCTTCAATTACCTGAACCGTAAGAACCCCGGAGACGAGGAGCTTGCCACGGCGGATGCGAAGGAAATCGTGGACAACTTCAAGGACCACCGCCTGTTCCCGTATGCCAACAACCTGCTGGCGAACCTGTATGCCGGCAGCAAGGAACATGAACAGGAAGCGGAAGGCTATTTCCTGGCCGCGCTGGAATCCGCCAAGAAGCTGGGTGACAAGCGCCCCGCCGCGGAAGCCGTGTACAACCTGCTCATTAATGCCACCAAAAAACCTCTTCCCGTGGAGCCGAAGGAAGCCGTGGAGGCTGCCAGAACGGCGCGCCGTGACGAGGTCAAGAAGTGGTATGACGAGTACTGGAAGAACAGCGACCAGCCCGGCAGCCGCTACAGCCTCCAGCTGGCGGCCGCAGCCATGGACTTCTTCAAGGATGACAAGGAAATGTTTGATCCGGCATCCGTCAAGATGCAGGAAGTCATCGTGCGGGAAGGCAAGAAGGACGATCCCAAGCTGACCGTCCTGCTGGAAGAAGCCGTCAACTCCTACACCAAGACGTACATGGCCGGCAACCAGGCCCTGGGCCGCACTCTGGACGCCAACGCCATGCGCAACCACTTCTACCGCTTCCCCGGCGTGGATAATGACAAGGACAAGACGCTGAGCGCCATGCTCCGCATGGCCGTCATTGCCCAGACGCAGGAACGTTATGAAAAGGCTCCCACGGAAACGGATGAACAGCGTGCCGAGAAAGCCGCCCTGGAAGGCCTGACCAAGCAGCTCTTCGTGGAACTGAAGCGTGACTTCAAGCCCTCGGACCTGCCTCCGTACACGCTCGTGAAGCTGGGCATGCACCTGGCCAATACGTCCCAGCCGGAAGAAAGCATCGCCTACTTTGATGAAATCCTGGACCCCTCGGAACCGGATCCGGTGCGCAAGAAGGCCCGCATCAACGGCATGTCCAAGTACCGCAAGAATGCGATCTTCGGCAAGGCCGTGGCTCTGGGCCGGAGCAAGGACACCGCCAAGGTGGACACCGCCATCAAGATGATGAAGGATGAACTCAGCAAGGAGGAATCCAGCGCCAATCCGGACCGCAAGGCCATGGAAGACGCCCAGTACAACCTGGTCAAGTTCACCTCAGCCCGCCAGGACTGGCCGGCCGTCATTGCCGCCGGGAACAAGTACCGTGAGAACAAGGCGTACAAGAAGAACCTGCCGGAAGTCCTCTTCCTCCAGGGTCAAGCCTACCTCCAGCAGAATGAACTGGACAAGGCCCTGATCAACTTCATGAACATCACGGGCACGTACAAGGGCCTCGTGAAGTGGTCCGCCCCCGCCGTACTGGCCCAGATGGATACGCTCTGGAAACGGAATAACATGTCCCAGGGCGCAGGCAAGCAGCCTTCCGACAGGTACGTCGCCTGGAAGGCCGGAACCCAGTACGTCCAGTTGCTGGATACTCCCGCCAACCGCAAGAAGATGACTGCGGAAGACAGTGCCCTGGTCAACGAGGTGAAGGATAAGACCGCCAAATTCGGTTCTGATCCCGCCGTCAGCCAGGAACGGGCGGACATCGCCGCCTATGAAGCCGCCATCCGCGGCGCCAAGGGCCAGAAGTAA
- a CDS encoding MotA/TolQ/ExbB proton channel family protein, which translates to MKNLFRLGFRFAAFASVLMAAFSTSAFAQEAAEAAAPQEQTMLDKWIIAGGWTMIPIMLVEAFIVFLVIYNMVALKKEKFCPEDLKVTLLQLMAECRIRSAIEVAAGSPTYLGRLVAYALPNVDATRPEDLGKDAIEDAVADFTANESRSVFKWINMLALCAQISPMLGLFGTVQGMVGAFGTLSSAGQADPTQLAGDISVALLTTFWGLINAIIATPFFFFQKGIANAQIAECIGTVQEMVNTSINVVNAEAQLARIPEGLA; encoded by the coding sequence ATGAAGAACCTTTTTAGACTGGGTTTCCGTTTTGCCGCATTTGCTTCCGTCCTGATGGCTGCGTTTTCTACATCCGCCTTTGCTCAGGAAGCTGCTGAAGCCGCTGCTCCTCAGGAACAGACCATGCTTGACAAATGGATCATCGCCGGTGGTTGGACCATGATTCCGATTATGCTCGTGGAAGCGTTCATCGTTTTCCTGGTGATCTACAACATGGTTGCTCTGAAAAAGGAAAAATTCTGCCCGGAAGACCTTAAGGTCACCCTGCTGCAGTTGATGGCCGAATGCCGCATCCGCTCCGCCATTGAAGTGGCCGCCGGCAGCCCCACCTACCTGGGCCGCCTGGTTGCGTATGCGCTGCCGAACGTGGATGCCACCCGCCCGGAAGACCTTGGCAAGGACGCCATTGAAGACGCCGTGGCGGACTTTACGGCCAATGAAAGCCGTTCCGTATTCAAATGGATCAACATGCTTGCCCTTTGCGCGCAGATTTCTCCCATGCTCGGCCTCTTCGGTACGGTGCAGGGGATGGTGGGCGCGTTCGGCACGCTGTCCAGCGCCGGGCAGGCAGACCCCACCCAGCTTGCAGGTGACATTTCCGTGGCTCTGTTGACGACCTTCTGGGGCTTGATCAACGCCATTATCGCCACGCCGTTCTTCTTCTTCCAGAAGGGTATTGCCAACGCCCAGATCGCCGAGTGCATCGGCACCGTGCAGGAAATGGTGAACACCTCCATCAACGTGGTGAACGCCGAAGCCCAGCTTGCCCGCATCCCCGAAGGCCTGGCCTGA
- a CDS encoding ExbD/TolR family protein has translation MGKKKANVAAEEESGEMDMSPMIDMVFLLLIFFVVNATAITVKKDKNIQMPTASSSGEVKSANGCIVVNVYGEGEGKRPPGVDQSVRWASDVSTPLNSPDELKEYIKNLAERFKDKPDFETRLYLRGDQKALFKGSREVIRVAAECGVVKVIFAVLPSKNTSANKAE, from the coding sequence ATGGGTAAGAAAAAAGCCAATGTAGCAGCCGAAGAAGAGAGTGGGGAAATGGATATGTCCCCCATGATCGACATGGTTTTCCTCCTGTTGATCTTCTTCGTGGTGAACGCTACGGCCATTACCGTTAAAAAGGATAAGAACATTCAGATGCCTACGGCCAGCAGTTCCGGCGAAGTGAAATCCGCCAACGGCTGCATCGTGGTGAATGTGTACGGGGAAGGGGAAGGAAAGCGTCCTCCCGGTGTGGACCAAAGCGTCCGCTGGGCTTCAGACGTCAGTACGCCGCTTAACTCTCCGGATGAACTGAAGGAGTATATCAAAAACCTTGCCGAACGCTTCAAGGACAAGCCGGACTTTGAAACCCGCCTCTATCTGCGCGGTGACCAGAAGGCCCTGTTCAAGGGATCCCGGGAAGTGATTCGCGTGGCTGCGGAATGCGGTGTGGTCAAGGTGATCTTTGCCGTACTGCCCTCCAAGAACACCTCTGCAAACAAGGCTGAATAA